One Georgenia wutianyii DNA segment encodes these proteins:
- a CDS encoding restriction system modified-DNA reader domain-containing protein — translation MPLFEFDAGQLVRAQVGHAVHDPVGPAVLEAVRAQILDILGLPVFPVTWQDDDGSPRLTAMDPSGNVVSIAVLERLDASALVAALGRAGTQRGWIEIAQSYPRGLAAFRRDWNAFRESQPVGTAVAARVHVAAAAIDDDVRGAVDALVGSGVVVHELGVRTMSNGRLFLDVAELSHPVAPLPWLLPSRPVIESLPGPAALAPTTVPTPDTPATPAPATAAPAYEQTPAPAARPAGNGTVPTRPRRREFRTVPHEDLVRISASLGAPTPIVWVDNGRRGEATLSPDGWIVVAGEAFPAPEAAAGAVTGGEVAVDAWAAWRFGEDGPSLREAREELQSVPARPSREGARLSRRELRRRAASE, via the coding sequence ATGCCGCTGTTCGAGTTCGATGCCGGCCAGCTCGTCCGGGCACAGGTCGGGCACGCCGTCCACGACCCCGTCGGCCCCGCCGTGCTGGAGGCCGTCCGCGCACAGATCCTCGACATCCTCGGGCTCCCGGTCTTCCCGGTCACCTGGCAGGACGACGACGGGTCCCCCCGCCTGACCGCCATGGACCCCTCGGGCAACGTCGTGAGCATCGCGGTCCTCGAGCGGCTGGACGCGAGCGCGCTCGTCGCCGCCCTCGGACGGGCCGGGACCCAGCGCGGCTGGATCGAGATCGCCCAGAGCTACCCCCGCGGGCTCGCTGCCTTCCGGCGCGACTGGAACGCCTTCCGGGAGTCGCAGCCGGTCGGCACGGCCGTCGCCGCGCGCGTCCACGTCGCCGCCGCCGCCATCGACGACGACGTCCGCGGGGCCGTCGACGCGCTCGTCGGCTCCGGCGTCGTCGTCCACGAGCTCGGCGTGCGCACGATGTCCAACGGCAGGCTCTTCCTCGACGTCGCCGAGCTCAGCCACCCCGTCGCCCCGCTGCCGTGGCTGCTCCCCTCCCGGCCCGTCATCGAGAGCCTCCCCGGCCCCGCCGCGCTGGCTCCGACGACCGTGCCGACGCCGGACACCCCGGCCACCCCGGCACCGGCCACCGCCGCGCCCGCGTACGAGCAGACGCCCGCCCCGGCGGCACGGCCCGCCGGGAACGGGACGGTTCCCACGCGCCCGCGGCGCCGGGAGTTCCGCACGGTCCCGCACGAGGACCTGGTGCGGATCTCGGCGAGCCTCGGCGCCCCCACCCCCATCGTGTGGGTGGACAACGGCCGCCGCGGCGAGGCGACGCTGAGCCCTGACGGCTGGATCGTCGTCGCCGGGGAGGCATTCCCGGCCCCCGAGGCCGCGGCCGGTGCCGTCACCGGCGGGGAGGTGGCCGTCGACGCGTGGGCCGCGTGGCGCTTCGGTGAGGACGGGCCCAGCCTGCGCGAGGCGCGCGAGGAGCTGCAGTCCGTGCCCGCCCGCCCCAGCCGCGAGGGCGCCCGGCTCAGCCGTCGGGAGCTGCGTAGGCGCGCAGCCAGCGAGTGA